A part of Tigriopus californicus strain San Diego chromosome 10, Tcal_SD_v2.1, whole genome shotgun sequence genomic DNA contains:
- the LOC131888977 gene encoding protein obstructor-E-like, with protein sequence MTTLFVVLSFAVSTVLAQTSFICPENNGLFPDPEQCDLYYVCVDNIATEELCPDGEVFDVEDVNNSKCKLPYDVDCGNRLFVQPPSEDRDPKCTRANGIFDHLDPEVCDKFYLCDKGTAHEMSCVETLVFDNVIGTCVRPTELSPEAKVCVQEAPEAKTIDGFSCPATIELGPTGLNQAHPLFPHPTDCRAYFSCFFGTDLVKRGCPEGQVFDTITLTCKGSEDVPECACWYGCNEDSKCPESCNADCSCPTK encoded by the coding sequence ATGACCACACTATTCGTCGTCTTGTCCTTTGCCGTTTCCACGGTCCTGGCTCAGACCTCTTTCATCTGTCCCGAAAATAATGGCCTTTTCCCCGATCCGGAGCAGTGTGATCTGTACTACGTCTGCGTGGATAATATCGCCACAGAGGAGCTCTGTCCCGACGGCGAGGTCTTTGACGTCGAGGACGTGAACAATAGCAAATGCAAGTTGCCTTACGATGTGGATTGCGGCAACCGGCTCTTTGTTCAACCGCCCAGCGAGGACCGCGATCCCAAATGCACCCGTGCCAATGGAATCTTCGACCATCTGGACCCCGAAGTCTGTGACAAGTTCTACCTCTGCGACAAAGGAACCGCCCACGAGATGAGTTGCGTCGAGACTTTGGTGTTTGACAACGTCATCGGGACCTGCGTCCGACCCACTGAGCTCTCCCCTGAGGCCAAGGTTTGCGTACAAGAAGCCCCCGAGGCCAAGACCATCGATGGATTCAGTTGTCCTGCCACCATCGAGTTGGGCCCCACCGGCTTGAACCAAGCTCATCCCTTGTTCCCTCACCCCACGGATTGTCGGGCTTATTTCAGTTGCTTCTTCGGAACCGACTTGGTGAAGCGAGGATGCCCTGAAGGCCAGGTCTTTGACACCATCACCTTGACATGCAAAGGGTCAGAGGATGTCCCCGAATGTGCGTGTTGGTACGGATGTAACGAGGATTCCAAGTGTCCCGAATCTTGCAATGCTGACTGCTCATGCCCTACCAAGTAA
- the LOC131888975 gene encoding uncharacterized protein LOC131888975 — protein sequence MRKGTTTMTTSSSSSSSRFQPGGGAKGHNASEMVPRDWDLNSTRSEEEKTVHFFRKSLKNEESTKGDQSGGDGRSNPKRTNGSWQPDANRMRHSVIDDSDDVYSSGIDSDNMFEPLPSSAATSGLGSISSGSLNTLPNDVGILIYEQKLRKCMEELEWTRARLSDRALEVDILEKHVAKYQKWQQLNPKGTTTGTEGALTVLPNISRASSSSSSWRDCPQCLKKDDVIAELYDLVSVKGFNPDKKGPNDELALPRSLNDKNQQKSDIDFDQVIKNVSELNRLVCENERSVEYHPEANSASFQQYPALSLDLYANGFYLDGQVRFRFHNEPASRAFLKDLADGYFPAELQGEYPDGVTLLLTDKRDENGPGSKIGATRAFGGLGRSLEGTETSSGVRKSKGFASNSVQPRCSMREVEMKAIKSENILAPLKKSPSTSSLSSSKSRKSNSSNIFLRNSREIPPNNRGAKNTTANDMEPPPSGPRNLKPLPTGKATKSGSSSSRKLTPQVNISNSSSKGKKLMSSLPSASTLPLSSASTFRPKVAAPFQDKRKPRRNSCHLKVMGLAGFPLILELVAYDTVRTLIGLLRNQLQLHRQEGEDVDKHAELQMFSSFPRHRLDLDVSMTLGDLGLLPRAVLHVVLKPSTAMR from the coding sequence ATGAGAAAAGGTACGACGACGAtgacaacatcatcatcatcttcgtcATCTCGCTTCCAGCCCGGAGGAGGAGCTAAAGGCCACAATGCTTCAGAAATGGTGCCCAGAGATTGGGATCTCAATTCTACCAgaagtgaagaagaaaagacagttcatttttttcgaaaatcccTCAAGAACGAGGAATCGACCAAAGGGGACCAATCGGGTGGAGATGGCCGAAGTAATCCAAAACGAACGAATGGATCATGGCAACCAGATGCAAATCGGATGCGACACTCCGTGATTGATGATTCAGATGATGTGTATTCCTCTGGAATTGATTCGGACAATATGTTTGAACCACTGCCGTCATCGGCCGCAACTTCGGGCTTGGGGAGTATTTCAAGTGGAAGCTTAAACACGCTCCCAAATGATGTCGGCATTCTAATATACGAGCAGAAGCTAAGAAAATGCATGGAAGAGCTGGAATGGACGCGTGCCAGATTGTCAGATCGAGCGCTGGAAGTGGACATTTTGGAGAAACATGTGGCTAAGTACCAGAAATGGCAACAACTTAACCCCAAGGGTACTACTACTGGTACTGAAGGGGCCCTGACAGTTCTTCCCAATATATCTAGAGCGTCATCCAGTTCCTCTTCTTGGCGGGATTGTCCTCAATGTCTGAAGAAGGATGATGTCATCGCGGAGCTCTATGATCTTGTTTCAGTAAAAGGCTTCAACCCCGACAAAAAGGGTCCAAACGATGAACTCGCTCTCCCGAGGAGCTTAAACGACAAGAATCAGCAGAAGTCtgacattgattttgatcaagTAATCAAGAACGTGTCCGAGCTGAACCGGCTTGTTTGTGAGAACGAGAGGAGCGTGGAGTATCACCCCGAGGCAAATTCCGCCTCTTTTCAGCAGTATCCTGCTTTGTCTCTGGACCTCTATGCAAATGGATTCTACTTGGACGGACAAGTGCGCTTCCGCTTTCACAATGAACCTGCAAGCAGAGCGTTTCTAAAGGATCTGGCTGACGGATACTTTCCGGCCGAACTTCAGGGAGAATACCCAGATGGAGTCACCTTGCTATTGACAGACAAGAGGGACGAGAATGGGCCTGGTTCCAAAATTGGTGCCACTCGAGCCTTTGGAGGTCTCGGTCGAAGCCTGGAGGGTACTGAAACCTCTTCCGGCGTACGGAAAAGCAAGGGATTTGCTTCAAATTCCGTTCAGCCTCGATGTTCCATGAGAGAAGTGGAAATGAAGGCTATCAAGTCCGAAAACATATTAGCTCCTCTGAAGAAATCGCCCTCAACTAGTTCATTGTCTTCCTCCAAGTCGAGGAAGAGCAATTcgagcaacatttttttgcgtaATAGCAGGGAAATACCACCCAACAACAGAGGAGCCAAAAATACCACCGCCAATGATATGGAGCCCCCACCATCCGGACCCAGAAATCTGAAACCACTTCCGACAGGCAAGGCCACCAAGTCTGGTTCGTCGAGCTCGAGGAAATTGACTCCACAAGTCAATATTTCAAACTCATCATCCAAGGGGAAAAAATTGATGTCTTCGTTGCCTTCGGCGTCGACGTTGCCGCTTTCATCCGCTTCTACATTTCGACCCAAGGTGGCGGCTCCGTTTCAAGATAAACGGAAGCCTCGTCGAAACTCATGTCACCTCAAGGTGATGGGTTTAGCGGGATTTCCCTTGATTCTCGAACTTGTTGCTTATGATACGGTGAGAACCTTGATTGGGCTCCTCCGTAATCAGTTGCAATTACATCGCCAGGAAGGAGAAGATGTTGATAAACACGCGGAGTTGCAAATGTTCTCTTCCTTTCCCAGACATCGATTGGACTTGGATGTCAGCATGACTCTGGGTGATTTAGGATTACTTCCCAGGGCTGTTTTGCATGTTGTTTTGAAGCCTTCCACTGCCATGAGATGA
- the LOC131888990 gene encoding zinc finger protein 391-like: protein MDRWNNCLSYDHTLGRPTGWKMDVHFNNNIGSLKSHSLELGVRVKEEPVDPDDLSFTEIKLQESLVIKQEVLDEEELYLREIESDLEEISGSEEEEAKESLSPDSKFNEANGETRKSDTSSRKSSRLASNLSAVTTLSNVVEELEYSEDESLDDDIRDEDYHGKSDSLSDQDDDQPSDSCPQIRTEACTPTHEDSSLQNDVDIDETQFKKETTDEALQKRVGGPWKSLEARQCQFCNKKFGYPSALKRHIVSHTAEKKHQCELCTNTYLSSTHLYRHYRKKHGQEPPPRPEKPKIKCKFCDATFTSNCRLKRHTVFQHTKEKRHQCSLCPEKFYSNSHLQRHLRSHMQERPFGCKFCDKRFLEKFNLTAHERIHKNEYPHECSVCKKKFRASNTLRQHEMTHTGEKRHSCHLCNRKFIARSTLRRHLLVHSNIKQFQCVDCGRSFSSGSHVIRHYKSLHKGKEPRYNKIPTKEPLPRIRKTNQPAKEIASGVIALQSDTNPLETNH, encoded by the coding sequence ATGGATCGGTGGAACAATTGTCTGTCATACGATCACACACTAGGGCGTCCTACAGGGTGGAAAATGGACGTTCATTTTAACAATAATATCGGCTCTCTTAAGTCCCATTCATTGGAGTTAGGTGTTAGAGTGAAAGAGGAACCCGTGGATCCAGACGATCTTTCCTTCACGGAGATCAAACTCCAAGAGTCTTTGGTGATCAAGCAAGAAGTTCTGGACGAAGAAGAGCTATACTTACGGGAAATAGAAAGTGACCTCGAAGAAATTAGTGGTTCTGAGGAAGAGGAAGCTAAAGAGTCTCTTTCGCCCGATTCTAAATTCAACGAAGCAAATGGGGAAACTCGTAAATCGGATACTAGTTCAAGGAAGTCTTCCCGATTAGCCTCAAACCTCTCAGCAGTAACAACGCTCTCTAATGTTGTGGAAGAACTCGAGTACTCGGAGGACGAAAGCCTCGACGACGACATCCGTGATGAGGACTACCATGGCAAATCAGATTCTCTCAGTGATCAGGATGACGATCAACCATCGGATAGCTGCCCACAAATCAGAACCGAAGCATGCACGCCAACCCATGAGGACTCGagcctccaaaatgatgtcgATATCGATGAGACGCAgttcaaaaaagaaacgacGGACGAAGCCCTTCAGAAGAGAGTAGGCGGTCCATGGAAGTCCTTGGAAGCCAGACAATGTCAGTTTTGTAACAAGAAATTCGGATATCCGAGTGCTTTGAAGAGACATATTGTCAGCCACACTGCAGAAAAGAAACATCAATGTGAATTGTGTACCAATACTTATCTCTCCAGTACGCATTTGTATCGGCATTATAGGAAAAAACATGGCCAAGAACCCCCTCCGAGACCCGAGAAacccaaaatcaaatgcaaattcTGTGATGCCACCTTTACCTCAAATTGTAGATTGAAGCGACACACAGTCTTCCAGCACACCAAGGAAAAACGACATCAATGTTCACTATGTCCGGAAAAATTCTACAGCAATTCTCATCTTCAACGACATCTCCGATCTCACATGCAAGAGCGGCCTTTTGGTTGCAAATTTTGCGACAAACGGTTTCTAGAGAAATTCAACTTGACCGCGCATGAGCGCATCCATAAAAATGAGTATCCTCATGAGTGTTCCGTGTGCAAGAAAAAGTTTCGGGCTTCCAACACTCTCAGACAGCATGAAATGACCCATACAGGAGAAAAGAGACACTCTTGCCATTTGTGCAACAGAAAATTTATAGCTCGAAGCACCCTCAGGCGGCATTTATTAGTCCACTCCAACATCAAGCAGTTCCAATGTGTAGATTGTGGCCGATCTTTCAGTTCTGGATCCCATGTGATCAGACATTACAAAAGCCTTCATAAAGGCAAAGAACCCAGGTACAACAAAATCCCAACCAAAGAGCCTTTGCCTCGGATACGAAAGACCAATCAGCCGGCCAAAGAGATTGCCAGTGGAGTAATTGCGCTTCAATCTGACACAAACCCTTTAGAAACAAATCATTAA
- the LOC131887944 gene encoding LOW QUALITY PROTEIN: translocating chain-associated membrane protein 1-like 1 (The sequence of the model RefSeq protein was modified relative to this genomic sequence to represent the inferred CDS: substituted 1 base at 1 genomic stop codon) — protein MAMKRRTNTKNPPMFSHEFVIQNHADIVACVAMVFVVGLMFQVSSPLASLFIALHHNATVPVPVGPSGGQTMDMVFYTNGWKDVPAIFFYLLIAVVMHQIVQEYLLDKINRKLHLSKIKHAKFNESGQLLSFYLVSMVWAVDIIWRENLFSIRLLWEGYPHVYMTFMFKFFFIVQIAYWLHIFPELYFQKVKREDMAARIQYASLYLAFIVGAYVFSYTRVALCLLVLQYVVEALFHASRLLAYADKGDVARPLYKLHNGLFVLGRLGSISLAVLTFWXGLALAPADRQVIDLSQGNFNTFFFRLNALVAVCLLQAWLMWNFITFHLRRKRQSGYGSSSGSGLTSRPKKTQQEKAKQRKEMKAKSKDQDDTQEEQDDLPEVDQNTKKTLRQRK, from the coding sequence ATGGCCATGAAACGCCGTACCAACACCAAGAACCCGCCCATGTTCAGCCATGAGTTCGTGATCCAGAACCACGCGGACATCGTGGCCTGCGTGGCAATGGTGTTCGTGGTGGGTCTCATGTTCCAGGTCTCGTCGCCCTTGGCCTCGCTCTTCATCGCCTTGCACCACAACGCCACGGTGCCCGTGCCCGTAGGTCCGAGTGGCGGGCAGACGATGGATATGGTGTTTTATACCAACGGCTGGAAAGACGTACCCGCCATCTTCTTCTACCTGCTCATTGCCGTGGTGATGCACCAGATTGTGCAGGAGTATCTGCTGGACAAGATCAATCGGAAGCTCCACTTGTCCAAGATCAAACACGCCAAGTTCAATGAATCCGGACAGCTGTTGAGCTTTTACCTCGTGTCCATGGTCTGGGCGGTGGATATCATCTGGCGCGAGAATCTGTTCAGCATCCGCTTGCTCTGGGAGGGTTACCCGCACGTGTACATGACCTTCATGTTCaagttcttcttcatcgtGCAGATCGCCTATTGGCTCCACATCTTCCCCGAGTTGTACTTCCAGAAGGTCAAACGTGAGGATATGGCCGCCCGCATCCAGTATGCCTCCCTCTACTTGGCTTTCATCGTGGGGGCTTATGTGTTCTCCTACACCCGGGTGGCTTTGTGCCTCTTGGTTTTGCAGTACGTGGTTGAGGCCCTCTTCCACGCCTCCCGTCTCTTGGCTTATGCCGACAAGGGCGACGTGGCCCGCCCCTTATACAAGTTGCACAACGGACTCTTCGTTTTGGGTCGCTTGGGCTCGATCTCCTTGGCCGTGTTGACCTTCTGGTAAGGATTGGCCTTGGCCCCGGCCGATCGCCAGGTCATCGACTTGAGTCAAGGTAACTTCAACACGTTCTTCTTCCGGCTGAACGCGTTGGTGGCCGTGTGTTTGCTCCAAGCTTGGCTCATGTGGAACTTCATCACGTTCCACCTCCGCCGGAAGCGCCAGAGTGGATACGGATCGAGCTCGGGATCGGGCTTGACCAGCCGTCCCAAGAAGACCCAACAGGAGAAGGCCAAGCAGCGCAAGGAAATGAAGGCCAAGAGCAAGGACCAAGATGACACCCAAGAGGAACAGGATGACTTGCCGGAAGTGGACCAGAACACCAAGAAGACCCTCAGACAGAGAAAGTAA